In the Chaetodon trifascialis isolate fChaTrf1 chromosome 12, fChaTrf1.hap1, whole genome shotgun sequence genome, AAATCCTTTTACTCTGCAGCATGTGAGCCAATTTTCTAATCCATTCTATCACCTGAGAAAAGTCAATATACGGTTTGTGTACTTGCCAGTGATTTACAGCACTGAGTCATAGACACAAAAGTCGTGATTTTTGAGATCTCATTTgagatttaaatgttttatcatggttgttcatttttgtcattattgTCACTAAATACATCCTAGCTGTACGGGATGCAATGATACCATAGATGGAGTTATGATATAATCATTTAAATTTAACCTCCAGGATGTCCTGATTTCATATGACGTTGTTCATTAGTTGTTTATAAAGTCAGTGCTTTGCTCGTCCTTATAACACTTATTATTTCCTGCTTATGTTTCTAAAACTCTTGGTCAGTACTTTTCTCGCCAACATGCTCAGATTAATAATTGCTGTTTCTAACTTTGAGCTTATGCTTTGTGTATGCATCACCACTCGCAACTTAGCTTTTTGTCTGTCATCGTGCTCCGTTTTGTTTAACTGTTACATGTTTTCGCAGTTTTAACGACAGTGCAGTGTGCAACATTTTGGTTGTGTGATGATTGTGATTCGTCTTCTGCTGTGCATGCACGTCATGTGGAGGTCATTGCAAATATGAGCCCCTTTCTCTTCGAGCTGTCAGTGGAATAGATATTATGTGTCTGTGCTCTGCCAGGAGAGGGAAAGACGCAGGCAGCACATGATGCTCATGAAGGCTGTGGAGGCCCGTAAGAAGGCAGAGGTGGGTAACACATGATCCTTGTTTCCAGTCACTCTGGCTCCTGTGCTCTGCTTGTGTTTCATTGTACACATTGCACAATATCAGCTGTgtcaataatattttttttattctattatctGTAGGAGAAAGAGCGtctgaagaaagagaagaaggatgAGAAACGGTTAAACAAGGAGAGGAAACTGGAGCTGAGAAGGCTGGAACTGGAAAAAGCAAAGGAGCTGAAGAAGCCAAATGAAGACATGTGTTTAGCAGATCATAAGGTATTCACacactgtggagctgctggcAGATGATAATGAGTATCCATGATTGTCACCATGGATAGTCTCCATCTGTGGAATAGATGTGTGTGAAAAGATTGGATTTTCCACCAGCACGGGGATTTTTCTGACATGGAAATCAATCAGTATAATCACTGTAGGAGCTATAGGCATGAAGATTAGAAATGCTTTTGACAAATTTATGGTTTTATTGTTTCACTATCAGATCTACCAAAATAGATGTGCAATATCACTGAAAGCATCTGGAATtgattaaaatgaaagcagGTGTAGGTCAAAATACTGCCAccaagtggctgttgttttccaTAACACCATCTGGAGAAAAACTGATAGATACTGTGGCCTTTATTCACAACATTTCTTTAATATGATTAGGCAAACTAGTCTGAAACAAATAACaccacaagacaaacaaaaagacaaaaataatgaaataaaataaataaaaataaactaaaatagaTGCATATTACAATGGACTacaagaaatgaataaatgctCCCAAGTTTAACTGATTTGGAGCTGAGCTCAAGTTTTCTGGGATAAGTAAGCAGTTATTTTATCAGTTATTTTATAAAAGGAAGCCAGTTTGAAGGTCTGAGAACTGGACTAAATGTCATCCACTCTCCTGGTCTGAATGAGGACTCCAGCAGCATTGTTctgaatcagctgcagctgtgtggtCAACTTCTTAGAGAGATGCGTAAAGACAACGTTAGAGTAGTCGAGTCTACTGAATATTAACGCATGGAGAGAGTTTTTCTAAATCATCAATCAAGTCCTCTAACTCTTGATATATTCTTCAGGTGATTTTGTAATTGTCTTATTGTGGATTCTTTGTGTCTAATAGTTGAGAGAGGATGAatataatgtaaaatataattTCTCTCCAGCCACTTCCAGAATTGTCCCGGATCCCTGGTCTGGTCTTACCAGGAAGCACCTTCTCTGACTGCCTGATGGTGCTGCAGTTTCTACACAGCTTTGGGAAGGTCCTGAGGTTAGACATAAATCCACACATGCTCAACCTAAGTGACCTTCAAGAGGGGTTGCTCAACATTGGGGACAGTATGGGCAAGGTGCAGGACCTGCTGGTGAGCatgctgtctgcagctgtgtgtgatcCTGGAATACCTGCAGGTCACAAGGTGAGAGTCTGTCAGTGAGCTGTAGAATTTGTACAATTGTTGAATTGTAAATGGTTCCTGTACTGTAATTTACTCATGTGCGCTCTCACCTTCATACAaaagatacatacatacatagacataCTGGcatctgtttatagagattatGACAAAATGGGATAATACACGTATGGAAATGTCGGCAGTGGCTGTCTCAGCATGTTCGCAGCAACCCTTCCAGTTTTTTTGACTGGTTTCTTCCAAGCTAACCATTTGGAACGCAGGTGTTAAGATTTATCAGTACTCTGTGCAGCTGAATGAAGAGTCTCATCAAGCATGTTTCATGATAATCTACACATCCTCAGTGTGTTCCAGACACATCCCAGGGGTCACTTAAGTGCTGCATTGCTTGCTTTACCTAACAAAGAGATAGCTGCCTGAAAGGACAGTGTTAGTGCTTTACCAACCTCCCAATGTGTTCTTATGGATGTTCTTACAgtatatataaacatatttagTAAAACAATTAAGCATTTTCACACTGTGACTGTTTTTGAAacactctgtttctgtcagaatAAGACCGCCTTGGGGGAGCACCTGACTAATGTGGGGATCAACAGAGACAATGTGTCTGAGATCCTGCGGATCTACATGAAGGGTCACTGTGAGCAGACAGAGCTGGCTGCTCTGGCCCTCAGCCTCAGGACCAAGGCTTTTCAGGCCCACAGCCCATCACAGAAGGCCTCCATGCTGGCATTCCTGGTTAATGAGCTCTGCTGCAGTAAGGCTGTGATCAGGTGAGGGTCCTGGACTATTCATAGTAAACCAAGCTACCACTGAAATAAGCCCTGGTTTAAGGCTTTGATTCATTTGTGTTAAAGAAGTCACTGGTGGCATGTGAAAAGATTCAGTACGCTGTATAAACAAGTGTTCCTAATGTTCCTGAAGCAATTAATCTCTGTGCCTGAGACTGGGAAATATTGGCTTGCTTTATTTATGGGGGCTTCAATTTTAATGGAATAATAGAAGTATGAAAAGGAATATGACAAACTATAGTCTGATGGACAGTTTCACAAGGTTGCATCAAACTAGTTTTGTGTCATCAGTTTTGCATTTGTTCTGTGAATGCTGCAGAGTGCCACGAACGCATCCTGCTCGTTTTATTCTGCGAAAAGGTCACAAACGTGTTTCTATATTGTCTGATACTTTGCAGTGAGATCGACAAAAACATAGATCACATGACCAACCTGAGGAAGGATAAGTGGGCTGTCGAGGGAAAGCTTCGCAAGTGAGTATATGCATCATCTAAGCTGTTATTGGAAGATTACACTCGAAACGTGTTGTGTCAGTTAACCAGATGACGGTGCTGAAAGAATCTGGATCTTGTCTGAATTGCACAAGAGCACATGCTCTACAAGCTGACTGTCCATTTTTGTCTCAAAAGACTGAGGAGCATCCACGCCAAGAAGACAGGGAAGAGAGACAGCAGTGCGGGGGGAGAGGACAGCCACACGTTTGTCATCCCCATGGCCAGAAACAAATGCAAGAGGAAAGAAGgggacagtgaggaggaagaggacgaggatgACGACAGTGAGGACCAGGGAGACGAcgacgaagaggaggaagaagaatcCGGAGGGAAGAAGGGGAAGAAAGCAGAGATATGTGAAGAGGAGGTCAGTGACAGCATGGTGCTTTTACTGAAGGCAGCGGCTAAGTTAGTGTTTGTTATAGTAAATGTCAGCCGGTCTGCTGGCCTCACACTAATGAGATCTTTTCATCTAGGATGACAGTGTACACTCGACCAgcatggaggagctggagaaacagATCGAGAAAACATACAAGGTAAATTAAACCCTATGAgatccattttttttccctcggGATCAGCTCATGAATTAATTTAATAGCCATactttctgtctctttagcaACAAAGTCAGATCAGACAGAAGTTATTCGTTGCATCTCAGTCATTGCGCTCCATGACGATTGGACAGGACCGCTACAAGAGACGTTACTGGGTCCTTCCGCAGTGTGGCGGCATCTTTGTGGAGGGCATGGAGAGCGGTGAAGGTGAAAACCAGAACAGATATCCCAGATTAAATTCACCTTTTCTGTTGTCAGGACAGaaacttcagtgttttttgtgcctTGATGTGACCTTTTCATGCTTACTCAGGTTATGaagaggtggagaaagagaagacaagaCAGAGGACTGCTCAGGTGATCAGAGTGAAAGAAGAGTCGGAAGAGATAAAGAAGTCGGGGATCTGCAGCCCAGCGCAGAGCACAGACGGTGACACAACCACTCCAGAGAGCCAGCAGGACAAAGACAATCTCAACCTCTTCCTCCAAAAGCCCGGCTCCTTCTCTAAGCTCAGCAAACTCCTTGAAGTGGCCAAAATGGCTCAAGATTCAGACATCAATTCTCACAACAGTCATTCAGCTAAAGTCCCTACCGCTACATCTTATCCCTCATATCCCACCTCTCAGACACCCACTCCTCAGCAGGGACTGATGGATAAAATGGATACTTCAGTGTCATCTCTGCTCAAAAGCAACCCCTGGATAACCTGCATCCCTCAGTCAACCCTTCATGACGACCAGCTCTCCAAGGCACTGACAGAAAAGGGCAGCCAGTGGTTTAGCCTCTTTCCTCGCTCTCCTTGTGACGAGTCCTCAGTCACCTCTGGCTCCAGCCCTCcggccccctcctcctctcctctgcagaccatcagcaccaaatccccctcctccctctcccctaaTCCCTCGGCCACGGCCAGCTCCAGCGCTCCTGCCAAGATCAATAACATGCAGTTTTCTATCTTTCAGGTTGGTGGATAATTATATTGCCATCTCCATCTCAGTCGCAATTATTTCAGATCacgctgtgctgctgttggaaCTCTGACACGTTGCAAGTATTTTTCCCACATTGCATGATGTTACAAACCATGAGCAACTCTCAGCATCGTTGCAGGggagctgcagtggaaaagCTGGACACTTTTAACTGCGACCACTGTGTTAGcttatacattatgcatgtgGTAGTTAAATAAAATGGCTtttaaagtgtgtgtattttcccTCTCAGCAAGTAAAGTCTGGCATTCGTCAGAGCACACTGACACTGTGTGACATGGCCAGCGCAGCCACAAGGCCCAGCCTGCCCTTCTCTGGTACTTCTCTACCCCCCATGTTGGATCTGGCCTCACAGTGTGCAGAGGGTAATGGGAACAAGGTCTTCTTCTTGGCAAATAACAACTCTGTCAACAAGAGCGAGACCCCAGAGCCCCTGAGTGACAGGCCCACTTGTCCCTCATTCCCTGTTGCGGAGGTGGCCAAGACCCAGGACTGCCCTGATCCTCAGCCTGTCCCTGAGGGTAAGAATGGCTCCCTGCCAGTTTGCACAATACAAATATGCTGCACTATAGACATTCACTGCCCAGACAGCAGTGGAATAACACCCTGCGATGGCAGTGAGTCAGTTCTCCAACTTCCCTACGTTGCTAAATATAAACAGATATGTGACAATAGTTTTTaactttgtgcatgtgtgtgttggcagagATGCTGCGTGGCTGGTGGAGGGTGTCAAAGATGGAGGAGCTGCGCCGTCTGGTCAAGGCCCTCCACAGCCGAGGCATCAGAGAGAAGGTCTTGCAGAAACAGATCCAAAAACATATGGAGTTCATGACCCAGCTCTGTGCCAGCAGCAAAGATGGTTGGTCCACATTTCCTCTGCTCTATTTAAGTCAGCAGACTTGCAGTGATGTGAAACCATTGTTATTTGACCTTTTATCATGTACCACTAGACTGCACATTAAATATGACAGTAGATGGTTGTGTGCAGTCATTTTTGTATGTATCTGTGGCAGCAGCAATTGATGTGgcagagctggagaagcagcaggtgagtGAGGAGACAGTGGTGAGTTGGTGTGTTGAGGAGCAGGCCATGGAGGTGGACATCAGCCTGCTGCAGCGGGTCGAGGATCTGGAGAGGAAAGTCATCTCTGCCAGCCTGCAGGTCAAGGTACAGACAAACGGGCACCACACTCCTTCATGTACTCTTTAGTTCACCTGCATAGGCTTGGATGGACACCTGTGTCCTCACttcttctgttttgtgtcaTGAAATGCTGTTGCGATGACCATATTTCACAATGTCTCCCTCAGGGCTGGATGCATCCTGAGCCGCAGTCAGAGAGGGACGATCTGGTCTATCACGAGCACAagctcttctcttcttctgctccagaGGAGACGGGACAGAGCGAACCCAGCCGGGAGGAACTGCCTGGCACCGTTGTGCGGCGGCCCGACAATCCCCTCGATATCGCTGTCATCAGgctggaagagctggagaggaacaTCGAGCGAAGGTGCTTAAAGAGACCCTTAAGTACAAGCTTTCAGATCAGACTGGATAATGTCACTGTGGTGATGGTGAAGGTTCATCCTGCAGTCAGTTTGCTTAGTTAGTTTGCTGCTTCTTAAACAAGTGTTTCTTCGGCTAAAAACTGTTTCCCCCTTCACTTACTTATTGTTGTTAGTTGTGAATGGCTGTTATCAGTCGATGTGATCATGTTACAGACTGTATGTGTGATGCATGTTATAGTCTGTGttgctgtctcactgtctgtgacCCCaaagcagtgaggaggaggtggctcCAGGGATGAGGCTGTGGCATAAAGCCCTCGGTGAAGTccgcagctcagctcagctgtcactctgcattcagcagctgcagaaatccATCGCGTGGGAAAGATCCATCATGAAAGTGGTGAGTGACCCTTAatttctctgtcacacagtcGCAGATTTGTTTTTATAGTTTTATCAGGCATACATTTAAACACCAATTTACAGTTCGCATTAAAGATGCTCGTGTATGAAGATCAGTCTTTTAGGCTGCATTAGGCTCATGTTCCACTTCATAAAAAACtactaaaataaaatacataagcCCCTTGAAAAGAATCAAGGTTAACACAATGAATCTGCACAGCCTGTGTTCCTTAAAGGGGCTCTGTTGTTAGTCGAAAGgtgaacagaaagaaaagtcGTGTTATCATCATCAATTTACAATACATCATTACTTGGCATCAACCTCATCAGATAACAGCACAATTAGTAACCAATCAGCATCCTTCAGTGTGCCTGGCTGCACAGAATCACTGCTTTTCACAGTGATGTATCAGGTTGAATTCACAGCTATGTAAATTTGGTGTTTCCAGCACTGCCAGCTCTGTCAAAAGGGGGATAATGAAGAACTGCTCTTACTCTGTGATGGCTGTGACAAAGGCTGCCACACCTACTGCCATAAACCCAAGATCACTACAGTACCTGACGGCGACTGGTTTTGTCCCAATTGTGTAGCGAAGGTACATGTCTTGAATATTTATTCACAGAGCTGAGACTTTCCTTTAGTCTCTTCGATCTATTACAGGAGATCTAAGGGGCCGCAGACCATGCAATTGTCCAATGAGAGGGTCCAGTTAATTGCTTTGAATATGGTGcgttctgtgtgtgtctctgcgcTAGTcttctgtgtgttctgtcaaTCAGGAAAGTGGTCAGTCCCCCCGGAGCAGGAGGCAACAGAGCCgaacagctggaggagggaagaaaggcAGCGAGGTAAAACGAAATGGTAAGCCATCTGTGGGAGGAGAGCTCATCAAAGAGGAGGCtgccagcagcaacagcatGCCAAAAAAAGGTACCAAGGAGTtcaagaagaggaaaggagacgACAGCCCTCCTGGCTCCCAGACCGGCCATGACAGCCCCGTCCCCTGTGTGAAAAAAGCCAAACCGGCCAAAGACAGCAACTCAAATGGGCTGGCAACGTGCCGGTACGCATGAGCGCATGCTCACTGCATGCACAGAACCTCCTATGAGCATTAACTGATGTACTTTCCCTCTTCTCATTGTTGAAAATCAGTTATTTTTCAGATGAGCCCTTGTGATCTGTGAATCTCTGGCAGTCAAAACTctgactttcgctgcattatTTCATATCTTCTGCTCCTTGTACTTGTGCTCTccagagagctgctggctgAGCTGGAGGCCCATCAGGACGCGTGGCCCTTCCTCACACCGGTCGACCACAAAGCTGTCCCCGGGTACAGGAAGATCATCAAGAAGCCCATGGACTTCTCCACCATCAGAGAAAAGCTCACCAACAACCAGTATGTTTGTGTCACTGCCACAGTGTTGCATGTcctaattttccatttttgattTTCCTGCTGCATCTGAATTAAAAGGAAAACCTTTTTTTGATAATTGCAGGTACTCAAATTTGGAAGCTTTCATCCTTGACGTGAACCTGGTTTTTGAGAACTGTGAACGATTTAATGAAGACGATTCAGAAATCGGACGAGCCGGCCACAGCATGAGGAGCTTTTTTGACAAACGATGGACCGAGctactgaaatgaaaaaaacaaaaaacactttggaCTTTCTACGCTACTCTACATATCAGACTTCATCTTTAGTGTTGGGGGCCTTCTCTTCACCTGTGACACTAAATACACAGTTAGGAAAACATTGACTTCTCAAAGTTTCTCCTGCTGAGAAAAGACACTTTGTGGATTAATATCTTAAAAGTGCAATATTGTTTCCTTTATCAAAGCGCACTGACTCTTGGACTCAATATTTGGGAAACAAAGATTTTCCACTGTAgataattctttttttttttttatcatcagtaCGTTCCCttagtgtttatgtgtgtatttattttctcaAGTATTTATGTTACAGTCTGTCTTTTGTaagaaaaagcaggaaatggcacagctttaaaaaaaaaaaaatcaaaatattgttttatgGATTATTGAACAAgccaataaaaaaataattgtttaCAGCTTTTTGACTGTACTGTAGGGTGCCAGCAGTTCGTCTGCATTAACTGTGTGAAATACAAGGAGGCATCGCTGCCACTATTTACAAGTGTTATTTCTAACATGTACAAaaagtacagtacacacagtacagtctcgttaaaatataaaatataaaaatatagtTAATGCAGAAGGATGATTGTAGCACTTCATATGTCTCATACTGTACTTTACATGTGCTGAATATCAACTCAAAACACTGGTCTCCTCAGTATTGTAgtgcctgacctctgacctctcaaCAGTGTAAAGAGGAGtgagttatttttatttatttattctttttttacatatatattttcagTGCGCGTGCTTTATGTGTGTCCTGCACAATATACTGTAGGAAACCTTcacacaaaatgtaaaactcTTTACAACCTTTCCTCTGAAAAGAATCGATGTGGTGCATATAGTGTGTTTCATCTCCAAGCATTTCCTTCAGCCGGAGTCTCCTCAGACATCTCGAGGACAGACCTGAAAACCCGCACCGGGCTTTGATCCAGCCAGGAGCGGGACAGTGTCCACCGGAGGCGTCTTAAGACAGCTGAAGCCAAAAgtaactgtattttattatgaatattgtgaAATGAGTAGCAACTTTTGTGGGAATATTATTTTTAAATAGTGGGTGTGTGGCACAGATAAAATAAacctgtttttcaaaataacacTGTTAGGCCTTCACTATCTCCCTTATTTAGGCTTATTTTTATAATAACTACTTAGTTGATATTGCTTTAACACTTGAGTAAAATGGTCTGACACttagttaatgttttatttgacttaATTCAGTGCCAGTAGTGCAATGTGGTGATGTACATTTACCCAAATAGTGTACTTAAGTACAACTTTGGTATACTTGTAATTTAAGGTTTCCATATTTTGCTATGTAACAGTTCTATTCTAGCTCAGTGGGAAATATACTTTAATTTACTTAGAAGGTACTTTATCTATGAAAGATGAACAATTAAAATATGAAGCATTGTCAGAGATATAACCACCCAGCAGAGTAAAgcagttaaaattagctccacctccagcagccacaacaaaatgctgctttcattcatttgtgaATGCTTACAATATAATTATTACAGTGGTTTATGGGACTTTAATGCTTTGGATTCCTACATGTGGAATATTTTTTAGATTGTCTTATAATTTTAGAGGCaattacagtaaaataatgAGGTCACTTTGAGTAAATCTACCTTCGTGCATCAGTTTGTTGAGCTACATGTCTAGAGGGCGAATGGAAAATGGGAAAGCTGAACTATGAAGCTTGTGTAACTGCCAATAAACCGGCGTCACATGACTGATAACAGCTGAGCGAGATAAAGCAGACTTCAcagctgagctggaggaggaagtacTTCAAACTGCGGGACACAGGAGCGAGAGCGTGTGCTGACAGGTTTGTGCTTTTTATcgattttaacccaaaccactGGCAGCTGTGCGCTCCGCAGCTCCACGCCAGCTGTGCGTCACTGCTCCCCAGTCTCCTCTCACAGGCGGATATTTGAGCATTTTGCGCCACCTTGTGAGTGAAGCGCTCCCTCAGCAACTGAACATCTTTGTCACAAGATGGTGTCAGTCATTGTCACTCTCCGACAGCACGCAGACGAGGTCAGCTGCTGcgccttctctccctccctcctggcCACCTCCTCCGGGGATAAGACCCTTCGTGTCTACAGCACGGCCGACTTCTCGGAGCttcctttctcccctctctcgGGTCACGGCTACGgggttcactgctgctgcttcagctcctGTGGCAGGTACCTGTTCAGCTGCTCCACGGACGGATCCGTCATCGCCTGGAGCTCGAAGACAGGTGAGGTGGCCGCCACCCTGAGACACCCGAGCCGCAGTCCGCTCCGAGTGTGCGCACTGGCGCCGGACTCCTGCCTCCTGCTGGCAGGGGCCTGTGATGGCACCGTGGCCCTCTGGGACTTCCCCTCCAAGACATTACGCAGGTACACTTTGACGCACTGTCGATCACATCTATAGTTAAAGCTGCATATCCAGCAGTATGTGAGAGGACCAGTTTATTGCCTTAAAGTGACATGTGATTGATACTGT is a window encoding:
- the LOC139340030 gene encoding bromodomain adjacent to zinc finger domain protein 2B isoform X5, with translation MIKQLDLIQVRGSDVTELRTVSCNMEFGERLASPSSAPSSLHMASSSASSSPAPPQTPSTKCSSPAPSPAGSSPLNTCGHVLQITGNERLNMSGSSNSYPLVSRPAFGLYTSSSGRPEFGGLGSLGLSALTAHSQFGAFPDWWRPSEAHTRGAAAFFPPLMGLHPAFASTFKSHDPSPLQSRTSVSVGVTGTVNGRSASSPTGNTAVNTSSFPTKGNTEKTKAISSLSQKSGQDPCQLHQKTVQKRNEKKPIKRPLETSSMSGSQSGSVSDSSSDGEESSSDPDDAEEDEEEEEDNDEDEDDQSNDSEDSDLEKDSKLKGKVKRLTQNSSESKKRRPSSADGHATRDSHRDIVPLTSSYRLQSSSHLTGPPHSTALFLQSSRTAEEEGQQHISVIQATGLAASSSPLAQSHREASPLPSRSSPNPIAFSNSPKHLSHSSSPKHRSVSSSPKPLTLSGPSKPLSLSSSPKPLSLSSSPKTPAHLASQKPQHKPKFLTTHTPLVDGMKESSGSPVDRESLHLISFRLKQPLHSMDSVKQAFSVRPKSQNCNDTNLFLNHHHRPNGLIHSAVQDAPLALITKPRSQSSMHSSKPLQAATSPPCPMPINLSTGAKEMSASSASPPASSGVAHTPRKTKSLPAGKSLSKTNSSCPPVDLVRSSESDIHSSKDSDDSLGDDYDDEDGIEDEDSDSSLSESESNQESDSDGSEDDMKGCGETQAKSDAERTPRKLAKASLSTHKSSTNVSANCSLLNLEIIKPPSLPSSLLSATAVTSSGALSNHRTLSPSFTFAALPGTGKRRRVTDERVLRLPLEFGWQRETRIRTVAGRLQGEVAYFAPCGKKLRQYPDVMKYLLRNGITEISRDNFSFSTKIKVGDFYEAREGPEGLQWFLLAEDEITPRIIAMDGRRSRCTKSEHQPMGDGAGARQWKSHPLNIGENNFQDVSDAKLLRKLEAQEIARQAAQIKLMRKLEKQAMAQAAKEARKQRAIMAAEEKRKKREQMKILKQQEKIKRIQQIRMEKELRAQQILEAKRRKKEEAANAKMLEAEKRNKEKEMRRLQAVILKHQELERHRLDMERERRRQHMMLMKAVEARKKAEEKERLKKEKKDEKRLNKERKLELRRLELEKAKELKKPNEDMCLADHKPLPELSRIPGLVLPGSTFSDCLMVLQFLHSFGKVLRLDINPHMLNLSDLQEGLLNIGDSMGKVQDLLVSMLSAAVCDPGIPAGHKNKTALGEHLTNVGINRDNVSEILRIYMKGHCEQTELAALALSLRTKAFQAHSPSQKASMLAFLVNELCCSKAVISEIDKNIDHMTNLRKDKWAVEGKLRKLRSIHAKKTGKRDSSAGGEDSHTFVIPMARNKCKRKEGDSEEEEDEDDDSEDQGDDDEEEEEESGGKKGKKAEICEEEDDSVHSTSMEELEKQIEKTYKQQSQIRQKLFVASQSLRSMTIGQDRYKRRYWVLPQCGGIFVEGMESGEGYEEVEKEKTRQRTAQVIRVKEESEEIKKSGICSPAQSTDGDTTTPESQQDKDNLNLFLQKPGSFSKLSKLLEVAKMAQDSDINSHNSHSAKVPTATSYPSYPTSQTPTPQQGLMDKMDTSVSSLLKSNPWITCIPQSTLHDDQLSKALTEKGSQWFSLFPRSPCDESSVTSGSSPPAPSSSPLQTISTKSPSSLSPNPSATASSSAPAKINNMQFSIFQQVKSGIRQSTLTLCDMASAATRPSLPFSGTSLPPMLDLASQCAEGNGNKVFFLANNNSVNKSETPEPLSDRPTCPSFPVAEVAKTQDCPDPQPVPEEMLRGWWRVSKMEELRRLVKALHSRGIREKVLQKQIQKHMEFMTQLCASSKDAIDVAELEKQQVSEETVVSWCVEEQAMEVDISLLQRVEDLERKVISASLQVKGWMHPEPQSERDDLVYHEHKLFSSSAPEETGQSEPSREELPGTVVRRPDNPLDIAVIRLEELERNIERSSEEEVAPGMRLWHKALGEVRSSAQLSLCIQQLQKSIAWERSIMKVHCQLCQKGDNEELLLLCDGCDKGCHTYCHKPKITTVPDGDWFCPNCVAKESGQSPRSRRQQSRTAGGGKKGSEVKRNGKPSVGGELIKEEAASSNSMPKKGTKEFKKRKGDDSPPGSQTGHDSPVPCVKKAKPAKDSNSNGLATCRELLAELEAHQDAWPFLTPVDHKAVPGYRKIIKKPMDFSTIREKLTNNQYSNLEAFILDVNLVFENCERFNEDDSEIGRAGHSMRSFFDKRWTELLK
- the LOC139340030 gene encoding bromodomain adjacent to zinc finger domain protein 2B isoform X7 — translated: MIKQLDLIQVRGSDVTELRTVSCNMEFGERLASPSSAPSSLHMASSSASSSPAPPQTPSTKCSSPAPSPAGSSPLNTCGHVLQITGNERLNMSGSSNSYPLVSRPAFGLYTSSSGRPEFGGLGSLGLSALTAHSQFGAFPDWWRPSEAHTRGAAAFFPPLMGLHPAFASTFKSHDPSPLQSRTSVSVGVTGTVNGRSASSPTGNTAVNTSSFPTKGNTEKTKAISSLSQKSGQDPCQLHQKTVQKRNEKKPIKRPLETSSMSGSQSGSVSDSSSDGEESSSDPDDAEEDEEEEEDNDEDEDDQSNDSEDSDLEKDSKLKGKVKRLTQNSSESKKRRPSSADGHATRDSHRDIVPLTSSYRLQSSSHLTGPPHSTALFLQSSRTAEEEGQQHISVIQATGLAASSSPLAQSHREASPLPSRSSPNPIAFSNSPKHLSHSSSPKHRSVSSSPKPLTLSGPSKPLSLSSSPKPLSLSSSPKTPAHLASQKPQHKPKFLTTHTPLVDGMKESSGSPVDRESLHLISFRLKQPLHSMDSVKQAFSVRPKSQNCNDTNLFLNHHHRPNGLIHSAVQDAPLALITKPRSQSSMHSSKPLQAATSPPCPMPINLSTGAKEMSASSASPPASSGVAHTPRKTKSLPAGKSLSKTNSSCPPVDLVRSSESDIHSSKDSDDSLGDDYDDEDGIEDEDSDSSLSESESNQESDSDGSEDDMKGCGETQAKSDAERTPRKLAKASLSTHKSSTNVSANCSLLNLEIIKPPSLPSSLLSATAVTSSGALSNHRTLSPSFTFAALPGTGKRRRVTDERVLRLPLEFGWQRETRIRTVAGRLQGEVAYFAPCGKKLRQYPDVMKYLLRNGITEISRDNFSFSTKIKVGDFYEAREGPEGLQWFLLAEDEITPRIIAMDGRRSRCTKSEHQPMGDGAGARQWKSHPLNIGENNFQDVSDAKLLRKLEAQEIARQAAQIKLMRKLEKQAMAQAAKEARKQRAIMAAEEKRKKREQMKILKQQEKIKRIQQIRMEKELRAQQILEAKRRKKEEAANAKMLEAEKRNKEKEMRRLQAVILKHQERERRRQHMMLMKAVEARKKAEEKERLKKEKKDEKRLNKERKLELRRLELEKAKELKKPNEDMCLADHKPLPELSRIPGLVLPGSTFSDCLMVLQFLHSFGKVLRLDINPHMLNLSDLQEGLLNIGDSMGKVQDLLVSMLSAAVCDPGIPAGHKNKTALGEHLTNVGINRDNVSEILRIYMKGHCEQTELAALALSLRTKAFQAHSPSQKASMLAFLVNELCCSKAVISEIDKNIDHMTNLRKDKWAVEGKLRKLRSIHAKKTGKRDSSAGGEDSHTFVIPMARNKCKRKEGDSEEEEDEDDDSEDQGDDDEEEEEESGGKKGKKAEICEEEDDSVHSTSMEELEKQIEKTYKQQSQIRQKLFVASQSLRSMTIGQDRYKRRYWVLPQCGGIFVEGMESGEGYEEVEKEKTRQRTAQVIRVKEESEEIKKSGICSPAQSTDGDTTTPESQQDKDNLNLFLQKPGSFSKLSKLLEVAKMAQDSDINSHNSHSAKVPTATSYPSYPTSQTPTPQQGLMDKMDTSVSSLLKSNPWITCIPQSTLHDDQLSKALTEKGSQWFSLFPRSPCDESSVTSGSSPPAPSSSPLQTISTKSPSSLSPNPSATASSSAPAKINNMQFSIFQQVKSGIRQSTLTLCDMASAATRPSLPFSGTSLPPMLDLASQCAEGNGNKVFFLANNNSVNKSETPEPLSDRPTCPSFPVAEVAKTQDCPDPQPVPEEMLRGWWRVSKMEELRRLVKALHSRGIREKVLQKQIQKHMEFMTQLCASSKDAIDVAELEKQQVSEETVVSWCVEEQAMEVDISLLQRVEDLERKVISASLQVKGWMHPEPQSERDDLVYHEHKLFSSSAPEETGQSEPSREELPGTVVRRPDNPLDIAVIRLEELERNIERSSEEEVAPGMRLWHKALGEVRSSAQLSLCIQQLQKSIAWERSIMKVHCQLCQKGDNEELLLLCDGCDKGCHTYCHKPKITTVPDGDWFCPNCVAKESGQSPRSRRQQSRTAGGGKKGSEVKRNGKPSVGGELIKEEAASSNSMPKKGTKEFKKRKGDDSPPGSQTGHDSPVPCVKKAKPAKDSNSNGLATCRELLAELEAHQDAWPFLTPVDHKAVPGYRKIIKKPMDFSTIREKLTNNQYSNLEAFILDVNLVFENCERFNEDDSEIGRAGHSMRSFFDKRWTELLK